In the genome of Microbacterium endophyticum, one region contains:
- a CDS encoding response regulator: MIRLLIADDHPVVRAGLAGLFGNEPGFDVVGQVADGAAAVKLAAETRPDVVLMDLRMPVLDGVAATAEIVALGAGAPRVLILTTYESDDQILSAIEAGAAGYLLKAAPQEEIVAGIRSVAQGQTALSPQVAARLVQRMHVPVASVSLTARETEVLRLVAQGQSNKQIGVQLGIGESTVKTHLLRVFEKLDVTDRTRAVTLAMERGLLT, from the coding sequence GTGATTCGACTTCTGATTGCAGACGACCACCCCGTCGTTCGGGCGGGTCTTGCGGGCCTCTTCGGCAACGAGCCGGGGTTTGACGTTGTCGGCCAAGTCGCTGATGGCGCAGCCGCAGTAAAGCTGGCAGCCGAGACACGACCCGACGTTGTACTCATGGATCTCCGGATGCCGGTGCTCGACGGCGTCGCTGCAACCGCCGAGATCGTGGCGCTTGGCGCCGGCGCGCCGCGAGTGCTCATTCTCACGACCTACGAATCAGACGATCAGATTCTCAGTGCGATCGAGGCAGGAGCTGCCGGGTACCTGCTCAAAGCGGCACCGCAGGAGGAGATTGTCGCGGGCATCAGGTCAGTCGCACAGGGCCAGACGGCGCTATCGCCGCAGGTTGCCGCACGTTTGGTACAGCGAATGCATGTGCCCGTGGCATCCGTTTCGCTCACTGCCCGAGAAACCGAAGTTCTCCGTCTTGTCGCGCAGGGGCAGAGCAACAAACAAATCGGCGTGCAGCTTGGTATCGGAGAGTCGACGGTGAAAACACACCTGTTGCGTGTCTTCGAGAAGCTGGACGTCACCGACCGCACGCGTGCGGTAACTCTCGCGATGGAGCGCGGACTCTTGACGTAA
- a CDS encoding sensor histidine kinase: MTGRRWWDAVIPGFTAVIAVIAVLFQGDPGQRDVLVVALASLLFVGCYFVLGRGLLTSTSAARAAWFCGGLCVALVMGIAAAPFFAILQTLAYPLVWVTTRSRVGGALGSAAIGLAVFAGFAVGGGFTTEALASGFASGGLSVIFAIAMGLWITSITEYGAERARLVAELTAAQSVVAALNHDRGIAAERERIARDIHDTLAQTLAGLVLLSELSSRHIRDGKADAAAQTIETVERTAREALNESRALVARMAAVPSDDALAAAIERLAERFRTEVGLTIDVSVDAGAALPRDGQVVLLRCLQEALANVRKHAHATLVTVSLTSDDDEIVMSVRDDGVGFDSSRAHRGFGLDGIVDRVVLAGGAVVIDSTPGSGTQLNVRVPKQ; the protein is encoded by the coding sequence ATGACCGGTCGGCGATGGTGGGATGCTGTCATCCCTGGCTTCACGGCTGTCATCGCTGTGATCGCTGTTCTTTTCCAGGGAGACCCCGGCCAGCGTGACGTTCTTGTTGTTGCCCTGGCGTCGTTGCTTTTCGTGGGTTGTTACTTCGTGCTGGGCCGCGGTCTACTGACGTCAACGTCAGCCGCCCGTGCCGCGTGGTTCTGCGGAGGGTTGTGCGTGGCACTTGTCATGGGCATCGCCGCAGCTCCCTTCTTCGCTATTTTGCAGACCCTGGCCTACCCGCTGGTGTGGGTGACGACTCGCTCTCGGGTGGGCGGTGCTCTTGGCTCGGCCGCTATCGGGCTGGCGGTCTTTGCGGGGTTCGCAGTGGGTGGAGGCTTCACCACCGAAGCGCTGGCATCAGGGTTTGCGTCCGGCGGACTATCGGTGATTTTCGCCATCGCGATGGGGCTCTGGATCACCAGCATCACTGAATACGGGGCCGAGCGTGCGCGGCTTGTCGCGGAACTCACGGCGGCGCAATCTGTCGTGGCTGCGCTCAATCACGACCGCGGGATCGCGGCTGAGCGTGAACGCATCGCCCGAGATATTCACGACACTCTTGCTCAAACTCTCGCGGGCCTTGTGCTGCTGAGCGAGCTCTCTTCACGCCACATTCGAGACGGCAAGGCGGATGCCGCAGCCCAAACGATCGAGACAGTAGAACGAACAGCGCGCGAAGCGCTGAACGAATCGCGCGCGTTGGTTGCACGAATGGCAGCTGTTCCCTCCGATGACGCGCTCGCGGCAGCCATCGAGCGTCTCGCAGAGAGATTCCGCACCGAGGTGGGATTGACGATCGATGTCTCGGTGGATGCGGGCGCTGCTCTGCCGCGCGACGGCCAAGTCGTATTGCTGCGCTGCCTACAGGAGGCGCTCGCAAACGTGCGAAAGCATGCGCATGCGACTCTCGTGACGGTATCTCTCACCTCTGACGACGATGAGATTGTCATGTCGGTGCGCGATGACGGGGTGGGGTTCGACTCATCCCGCGCTCATCGCGGCTTTGGGCTCGACGGCATTGTCGACCGTGTGGTGCTTGCTGGCGGAGCGGTCGTTATCGACTCAACACCCGGATCGGGTACGCAACTGAACGTGAGGGTGCCGAAACAGTGA
- a CDS encoding UDP-N-acetylmuramate dehydrogenase produces MPEIEPIPLAQLTTLHTGGTPARMIDAHTREELVSALRDVWESGDAWFVVGGGSNLFVGDEAFDGTVIRVLTSGIEELPSARDGRVRLKVEAGHGWDDFVATTVERGLAGVEALSGIPGTVGAAPVQNIGAYGQEIVQTLVEVDLIDESTGDIETVLASDLALGFRTSVLKNHYGSVPKRPAVVLSATFDLVVVGSGEARVSGEQLRGALGIEAEASVTLQWVREQVLSTRSRKGMVLDADDPDTYSAGSFFQNAIVSESFARSLPDACPRWPLTNDLESVTVIPLDRFDGVVQPPAPRQTMVKVSSAWLIENSGFAKGFKLPRSRAGLSTKHALALTNRGGASAAELAELARYIVGRVQSEYGLILQPEPVLVGVEL; encoded by the coding sequence ATGCCGGAAATCGAGCCGATTCCGCTCGCTCAACTCACCACGCTGCACACCGGCGGAACCCCTGCGCGCATGATTGACGCACACACTCGCGAAGAGCTCGTTTCTGCTCTGCGAGACGTGTGGGAGTCGGGTGACGCGTGGTTTGTCGTCGGCGGAGGATCGAATCTCTTCGTCGGAGACGAAGCTTTTGACGGCACCGTCATCCGAGTACTCACGTCGGGGATCGAAGAGCTGCCTTCCGCGCGTGACGGTCGTGTGCGCCTGAAAGTTGAGGCGGGTCATGGCTGGGATGACTTTGTCGCCACTACCGTCGAGCGCGGTCTCGCGGGTGTTGAGGCACTGTCAGGAATTCCAGGGACAGTCGGCGCCGCTCCGGTGCAGAACATTGGCGCGTATGGTCAGGAGATCGTGCAGACGCTTGTCGAGGTTGATCTGATCGACGAATCAACAGGCGATATCGAGACCGTCCTGGCATCAGACCTCGCGTTGGGTTTCCGTACGTCGGTGCTGAAAAACCACTACGGCTCTGTTCCGAAGCGACCGGCGGTGGTGCTGTCGGCAACCTTCGATCTCGTTGTGGTCGGTAGCGGAGAGGCACGCGTGAGCGGCGAGCAACTTCGGGGTGCCTTGGGCATCGAGGCTGAGGCATCCGTCACCCTTCAGTGGGTCCGCGAGCAGGTGCTGTCTACGAGGAGCCGTAAGGGGATGGTGCTCGACGCCGATGACCCTGACACGTACAGCGCGGGATCTTTTTTCCAGAACGCGATCGTGTCGGAGTCGTTTGCCCGTTCCCTGCCGGACGCTTGTCCGCGGTGGCCACTGACCAATGACCTTGAATCGGTTACCGTGATCCCGCTTGACCGCTTTGACGGAGTCGTGCAGCCTCCTGCGCCGCGGCAAACGATGGTGAAAGTGAGCTCAGCGTGGCTCATTGAGAACTCGGGCTTCGCGAAGGGCTTTAAGCTACCTCGTTCGCGCGCCGGGCTGTCGACGAAGCATGCGCTTGCGCTCACAAATCGTGGCGGTGCGTCGGCCGCTGAGCTCGCTGAACTCGCTCGCTACATCGTGGGACGCGTGCAATCCGAATATGGTCTCATTCTGCAGCCCGAGCCCGTTTTGGTGGGCGTCGAACTGTAG
- a CDS encoding FAS1-like dehydratase domain-containing protein produces the protein MPVNPELVGRVFPSTAPYLVGREKVREFSRAVFATDPQHFEPEAARALGYADVVAPPTFAMVIQDLTLQILLAEPDSGIALERTIHAEQRFRYSRPIVAGDELSASLAVTGVRAIGKGAMVTSEAEVTDAEGAHVVTAISILLIGGEDA, from the coding sequence GTGCCAGTGAACCCTGAGCTCGTCGGCCGAGTATTTCCGTCGACAGCCCCCTACCTCGTCGGGCGAGAGAAAGTGCGGGAATTTTCGCGCGCCGTCTTCGCCACAGATCCCCAGCACTTCGAGCCGGAGGCTGCGAGAGCTCTCGGCTATGCCGATGTCGTCGCGCCCCCGACTTTCGCGATGGTCATCCAGGACCTGACTTTGCAGATCCTGTTGGCAGAACCTGACTCGGGCATCGCGCTCGAGCGAACGATTCATGCTGAGCAGCGGTTTCGTTACTCACGCCCGATCGTCGCCGGAGACGAACTGAGCGCGAGCCTTGCCGTGACCGGGGTACGTGCGATCGGAAAAGGCGCCATGGTGACGAGCGAGGCGGAAGTGACGGATGCCGAGGGTGCTCACGTCGTAACCGCCATCTCGATTCTGCTCATCGGGGGCGAAGACGCATGA
- a CDS encoding sulfite exporter TauE/SafE family protein, whose translation MTDAPVRAARTPAFIITCIATGLLAGLLSGLFGVGGGTVIVPLLVLFLKFDQRLAAGTSLAAIVPTATVGVISYAVHDSVAWVPALILAAGAVVGAQIGTWLLPRVSQVALRWAFVGFLAVVIVSLFIIIPSRDAELVLTVGTIFGLIALGVITGIVAGLIGVGGGVIVVPALMLLFGTSDLIAKGTSLLMMIPTAISGTIGNARRRNVDLLAAILVGVAACTTTAVGAWLATLMTPTVANVLFAAFLIFIASQMAYKAIRAGKKKS comes from the coding sequence GTGACTGACGCTCCTGTTCGTGCTGCGCGCACGCCTGCATTCATCATCACTTGCATCGCAACCGGACTGCTCGCTGGTTTGCTGTCGGGTCTCTTCGGCGTCGGCGGTGGCACTGTCATCGTGCCGCTTCTGGTGCTGTTTTTGAAGTTCGATCAGCGACTTGCAGCGGGTACATCGCTCGCCGCGATTGTGCCGACCGCAACGGTCGGCGTGATTTCTTACGCGGTGCATGACTCAGTCGCATGGGTTCCGGCGCTCATCCTGGCTGCCGGCGCCGTCGTGGGTGCACAGATCGGCACCTGGCTGCTCCCGCGCGTATCGCAGGTAGCCCTGCGCTGGGCGTTCGTCGGCTTCCTGGCTGTCGTCATCGTGAGCTTGTTCATCATCATTCCGTCTCGTGATGCCGAGCTTGTGTTGACAGTGGGAACCATTTTTGGCCTCATCGCTCTCGGCGTGATCACCGGAATCGTTGCCGGGCTCATCGGAGTTGGTGGAGGTGTGATCGTCGTTCCGGCGCTCATGCTTCTGTTTGGTACGAGTGACCTGATCGCCAAGGGCACGTCATTGCTCATGATGATTCCGACCGCTATCTCCGGAACGATCGGAAACGCACGACGCCGGAACGTTGACCTCCTCGCTGCAATTTTGGTCGGAGTCGCCGCCTGCACAACGACCGCCGTCGGTGCATGGCTTGCGACCCTCATGACGCCGACGGTTGCCAACGTGTTGTTCGCCGCTTTCTTGATCTTCATTGCGAGTCAGATGGCTTACAAAGCTATTCGCGCGGGCAAGAAGAAGAGCTGA
- a CDS encoding ABC transporter ATP-binding protein has protein sequence MENAAVRVRNLRKLYGSNSAVDDVSFDIEQGETFALLGPNGAGKSTTVEILEGYRNRTSGDVSVVGVDPSDGNLAWRARLGIVLQSTGQAATFTVREQLRQFAGYYPRPRNVEEVIAAVGLEEKAATQISKLSGGQQRRVDVALGIIGRPELLFLDEPTTGFDPQARREFWDLIRQLKREGTTILLTTHYLDEAAQLADRVAVINHGKLQAIGPLDTFGGEEARMPVVHWREGGQRREHRTSEPWAFVSALADRSGGELPELEIRRPTLEDIYLGMVAHDVKEEIQQ, from the coding sequence ATGGAAAATGCTGCTGTGCGGGTGCGCAATCTTCGAAAGCTCTATGGCTCGAACTCGGCTGTCGATGACGTCTCGTTCGATATCGAACAGGGCGAGACATTCGCCCTTCTGGGCCCGAACGGCGCCGGCAAGTCAACGACCGTGGAAATACTCGAGGGATATCGAAATCGCACCAGCGGCGACGTGAGCGTCGTCGGTGTCGACCCGAGCGACGGAAACCTCGCATGGCGCGCCCGACTGGGGATCGTGCTGCAGAGCACCGGCCAGGCGGCAACCTTCACAGTGCGAGAGCAACTGCGCCAATTCGCTGGGTACTATCCACGCCCGCGAAACGTCGAGGAAGTCATCGCCGCAGTAGGGCTTGAGGAGAAAGCTGCAACTCAGATCTCCAAGCTCTCGGGCGGTCAACAGCGTCGCGTCGATGTGGCTCTCGGCATTATCGGCCGGCCGGAGCTGCTCTTTCTTGACGAGCCGACGACGGGGTTCGACCCGCAAGCACGACGCGAGTTCTGGGACCTCATCCGTCAACTGAAGCGCGAAGGCACGACGATCCTGCTGACGACCCACTATCTCGATGAAGCGGCGCAACTCGCGGACCGGGTTGCCGTGATCAACCACGGCAAGCTGCAGGCGATTGGGCCCCTCGACACTTTCGGCGGAGAAGAAGCACGGATGCCGGTCGTCCACTGGCGGGAGGGCGGTCAACGCCGCGAGCACCGCACCAGCGAGCCGTGGGCATTCGTTTCTGCGCTCGCCGACCGAAGCGGAGGCGAACTACCGGAACTAGAGATTCGCCGGCCAACTTTGGAGGACATTTACCTCGGGATGGTTGCGCACGACGTGAAAGAGGAGATTCAGCAATGA
- a CDS encoding pyridoxal phosphate-dependent aminotransferase, translating into MTERAPLSRKLSAIAESATLKVDAKAKALQAAGRPVISYAAGEPDFATPQFIVDAAADALKNPANFRYTPGVGLPVLREAIAEKTQRDSGLAVEPSQVIVTNGGKQAVYQAFQAVVNPGDEVLLPAPYWTTYPEAIALADGVPVQVFAGADQEYKVTVDQLEAARTERTTVLVFVSPSNPTGSVYTPDETRAIGEWALAHGIWVISDEIYQNLVYEGARAVSIVEAVPELAGQTILVNGVAKTYAMTGWRVGWMVGPTDAIKVAGNLQSHLSSNVNNIAQRAALAALTGPQDEAEQFRTAFDRRRRLIVDELSKIEGVTVPTPLGAFYVYPDVRGLLGKTWRGVTPTTSLELADFILEQAEVAAVPGEAFGPSGYLRLSYALSDEQLLEGIRRLQDLFRA; encoded by the coding sequence GTGACCGAACGCGCGCCTCTCTCCCGCAAGCTATCCGCCATCGCCGAATCGGCGACTCTCAAGGTCGATGCGAAGGCCAAGGCCCTCCAGGCCGCGGGTCGACCGGTCATTAGCTATGCCGCGGGTGAGCCCGATTTCGCAACACCGCAGTTCATCGTGGATGCCGCAGCTGACGCGCTCAAGAACCCCGCAAACTTTCGCTACACACCGGGCGTCGGTCTTCCGGTGCTCCGCGAAGCCATCGCAGAAAAGACGCAGCGCGACTCGGGTCTCGCGGTCGAACCCAGCCAGGTCATCGTGACCAACGGCGGCAAGCAGGCCGTTTACCAGGCGTTCCAAGCGGTCGTAAACCCCGGCGACGAGGTACTGCTCCCCGCACCGTACTGGACCACCTACCCAGAGGCCATTGCTCTCGCCGACGGCGTTCCGGTGCAGGTGTTCGCCGGCGCTGATCAGGAGTACAAGGTCACAGTCGACCAGCTTGAAGCTGCCCGCACTGAACGCACGACGGTACTCGTCTTTGTTTCACCATCGAACCCCACGGGTTCTGTCTACACGCCCGATGAAACACGCGCGATCGGCGAATGGGCACTTGCACACGGCATCTGGGTGATCTCAGACGAGATCTACCAGAACCTGGTTTACGAGGGTGCGCGCGCTGTTTCGATCGTCGAAGCGGTACCAGAGCTTGCCGGTCAGACAATCCTTGTCAACGGGGTCGCCAAAACGTACGCGATGACCGGATGGCGCGTGGGGTGGATGGTCGGCCCCACAGACGCGATCAAGGTTGCGGGCAACCTGCAGTCGCACCTGTCGAGCAACGTCAACAACATTGCGCAGCGTGCAGCGCTTGCGGCCCTCACCGGGCCACAAGATGAAGCCGAACAGTTCCGCACGGCATTCGACCGGCGCCGCCGCTTGATCGTCGATGAGCTTTCGAAGATCGAAGGGGTCACTGTTCCGACACCGCTCGGAGCTTTCTACGTCTACCCTGATGTACGCGGCCTACTTGGTAAGACGTGGCGCGGTGTCACACCGACGACATCGCTCGAGCTCGCAGACTTCATCCTCGAACAGGCCGAAGTTGCAGCGGTGCCCGGCGAAGCTTTCGGCCCCAGCGGATACCTCCGGTTGTCGTACGCACTGAGCGACGAGCAGCTCCTCGAGGGTATCCGCCGCCTGCAAGACCTCTTCCGAGCGTAG
- a CDS encoding MaoC/PaaZ C-terminal domain-containing protein — translation MSIEKGSLELEVGQIVAERQVHLTREDLVRYAGASGDFNPIHFRDDVAARVGLPGVLAHGMLTMGLAVETVVPWVGDAGRIVEYGVRFTRPVVVDADAGADVSVTATVGAVDDSIARIDLTVRSADVTVLGKAQVRVRLV, via the coding sequence ATGAGTATCGAAAAAGGCTCCCTCGAGCTCGAAGTGGGACAGATCGTCGCGGAACGCCAGGTGCATCTGACGCGAGAAGACCTCGTGCGCTATGCCGGAGCATCCGGAGATTTCAACCCCATTCACTTTCGTGACGACGTCGCGGCACGTGTTGGACTGCCGGGAGTACTCGCTCACGGGATGCTGACGATGGGCCTCGCCGTCGAGACTGTCGTACCGTGGGTGGGCGACGCGGGCCGCATAGTCGAGTACGGCGTGCGGTTCACGCGCCCGGTCGTCGTCGACGCGGACGCGGGGGCCGACGTGAGCGTCACGGCAACCGTTGGCGCAGTCGACGACAGCATCGCGCGCATCGATCTGACTGTGCGTAGCGCTGATGTGACGGTGCTGGGCAAAGCCCAGGTGCGCGTCCGGTTGGTGTGA
- a CDS encoding ABC transporter permease: MSATTVTRTLPTFHVFRQGIRRAGYEIRGYIRSPETIVFTFLFPIMLLGLFSVVFGGDGPTSYGPGLPEVSAVDLYLPSMLAAGILLSGLQNLAIDIAVERHNGTLKHLGGTPLSPVSYFLGKIGQVLVTAIAQAAVLLAFAVWVLGATVPTTIEAWATFAWVFLLGLVTSALLGIGISALPRSAKGATGVVIPIVLVLQFISGVYLFFWLLPEWLQNIANLFPLAWLAKGMRSVFLPADYATLEQSGEWGLGAIAAVLAIWLVVGLVLSRLTFRWIRRDA, translated from the coding sequence ATGAGCGCCACAACCGTGACCCGGACCCTACCCACATTCCATGTGTTTCGTCAGGGCATCCGCCGCGCCGGATACGAAATTCGCGGATACATTCGCTCGCCCGAGACGATCGTGTTCACCTTTCTCTTCCCGATAATGCTGCTGGGCCTGTTTAGCGTTGTCTTCGGCGGCGATGGCCCCACGAGTTACGGGCCGGGGCTTCCCGAAGTCTCGGCAGTGGACCTTTACCTGCCGAGCATGTTGGCCGCCGGCATCCTGCTTTCTGGGCTGCAGAACTTGGCGATAGATATTGCCGTCGAACGGCATAACGGAACACTGAAACACCTGGGTGGTACCCCGCTGTCTCCGGTGAGCTACTTTCTTGGCAAGATCGGACAGGTGCTCGTCACAGCGATTGCGCAAGCTGCAGTTCTGCTGGCGTTCGCGGTGTGGGTACTTGGCGCCACTGTGCCGACAACAATCGAAGCGTGGGCGACATTCGCATGGGTATTTTTGCTAGGACTCGTGACGTCGGCGCTGCTTGGCATCGGGATTTCTGCCCTGCCCCGATCCGCGAAGGGCGCAACTGGTGTTGTGATTCCTATCGTGCTCGTGCTGCAGTTCATCTCCGGGGTTTACCTCTTTTTCTGGTTGTTGCCGGAATGGCTCCAGAACATCGCGAATCTCTTTCCGCTCGCGTGGCTTGCAAAGGGAATGCGTTCGGTTTTTCTGCCCGCTGACTACGCCACCCTTGAACAGTCGGGTGAGTGGGGCCTTGGCGCGATAGCGGCCGTCTTGGCCATCTGGCTTGTCGTCGGTCTTGTGCTCAGTCGGCTGACTTTCCGCTGGATTCGACGAGACGCGTAG